A stretch of DNA from Electrophorus electricus isolate fEleEle1 chromosome 18, fEleEle1.pri, whole genome shotgun sequence:
AACGAGTCTGAACTGATGGAAAGTGTTTCGGTTTAAGGTCTCACATGGGGGGCTGTAACGTAGGTGTTACAAGCACTAAGGGTCCTCTGCTAAATTACAGTACATTCACAACATCCCCTTAGGTATTTAGCCAGAGCTTACTAACTAgaatcatattcatatttttacagGGAAGTAGAAATAAACAGACTTCTCTCACTGGGAGACAGACTTCCCTCACTgggagctttttaaaaagtcagtttTTAGTCATGTTTAATAGCTCAAAACAATAAATAGACAATTACTGCATGTCTGTTAAAAACACATAGACAGTTAGAGCCAACATGTGGTTTGACAGTCCCAAGAGACACTTATTCAGCTCGCCAATCTCCTTTCCTCTGCTTCTGTGGTCCCTTTTCCATGGCAGGAGCTTCTGGGATGGGGAATGAATATTGCCAAAAGGTGAGACATCGGGAACACCCACAAAAATCCATCAAATACACAAAGAACGTACAAACATATGGAATTGAGTCCGTTGGTGCCAGCGCGCTGCGGGATAATGGGAATGGTTAGATTTCCCACTTCAATAACTTAGTAAATGAACTCTTTGAAGCCTTGGACTCATGGAGCCTGAATGGAATTCCCAAATGGAATTCTCAGATTCTGTCACCCTCTTCAAGATTTGTCCCTGCTCACTTTGCCTCTTTAATCCCTCTTCAGCTCTCCCTCTTCACTCCCCAAACtactccccttctccctctctccatctctccctcttcctctctccctttctctctctccgttacAGGCCAATTCTGCGGCTCCACAACGGTGCTCACACGGCTCTCAGTTCATCAGCACCACTGCAGCAGGTGAAGCCCCAGCCCAGTGCTTGCCCAGGGCCTCTTCCAGAAAGCTGGCCAGCTTCTCACAGTCCTCCTGTGAAAGGTCAGACCACCATCAGTTCATGACTGCAGCCCTCATTTACACCCAGCACCCAGCACACACTAATGTGAtagaaaaaatgtggaaaaccaTCAGTAATAATGTTTAGGTGGTCAACTCAGTGGACGGGTTCTGATGATTTGTGCAGAGTCATGCTGTGCATGTTTCACCCACCTCGCTGATGAAGGCGTGGTGGACAAGTTCACTGGCCAGGTCTCTCGGACGGTCGGCTGAAAGACATCAcatcatgtttattttccaGCCGTTATACAGTTACATACCAAAATATGGATTTAAAAGTTCAAGTTTAAACAGGACAACTGGCTAAGATGCTGTAGTACAAAACTACTTCAGTTCATCCAGGTAACTGTggagtattaaacaaacaatgtaGTGATATCCAAAGATAATATAGAAAATAGTATAACCTAAAACCTCACAGCCACAAAGCAACACAGGTGTGACAAGATAACCTCCTGTAAGAGACCCCCTCATAAGAGACCCCTGTCGCCTTACTGGGCAAAACATCACAGCTAAGCTGGCGGTGAAGCTTGTCATCCATCTTCAAAAAGAGAGACAGCTAAAGAGACAGAACagactaaaataaatacaataaacaagTGATAAACAACTAATACATCACATCCTTGGTTGTATACCAAAGACAACACACTTAGTTTTAGAACTGATGCATTCAGGTGCCATCAGAGTGTGTTACAGTAGCTCTAAAGTAAGCACGTCACACTCACGTGGCTCCTGGTCCCCTCTTCATTAGCCTCCAAATTACAGTGCATCTGGACAACCTGTATGAGACAAAACATGGAAGATCATGACCAGGCTGGGACTGTATGTCTGTACACGATCTCCGACCCCGAACCCGACCTGAGCCCCAACCCCAACACCAACCTGACCCCATCCtttccctaaccctaaacctactCAAACTGTTCAAGCATTTCTCACTTGCTTTAAAATCTGAGCAAGCTGTTTTCTGCTAGAGTTTCACTCTTTACATACTGAGTCTGTCCACTCTGAGAACTGAGGGACACCAAAATGTCAGTGGCAATCTGAACTGCTGCCAAATAGAACCATGAAGCCTACACCAAATAGTTGCCCACAATCCCCTTCTGCTCCCCAGAACTTCGCACCTTCCTGGTCTCTGTCTCTTGAGGTTCAGGGGTTGGAGTCTTCACAGTCTCCATGTgctcctgggagagagagagcgtgcgagGGAGCGGGTGGGGTCTCTGAGATGCAAAGCTCATTAAGGGGTAGATTCCATTCCTGAACAAACATTAGGGGTGAAAAGTCACTGTATCATCAAACACCCCTCACGGGAATGTAAATATAGTTTAAAAACACCAGACGTGTCCTCCTGGTCGCCACCGCACTTACTTGACATCCTCCAGGAACTTGTCCAGCTCCAGTGGAGAGACATGAGAGTACCTTTCAAATATCAAAGAAAGGGCAGTGAAGAGGGGAATCAAAGGTCGCCAGTGAAAATAAACCTGACACGAGGAACCTACTTTAACTGGATGCCAGGCCGGCCTCCGTGACTGGTCTCTGCCATGATGCCATTAGGGTCAATGGACTTGGTCTTCTCTTCCACACAGTTCTCAGGGAGGAGATCTGTTACATCAGGGATTTATAATCaattacatctttaaaaaaacaacactgttgTAGAGGTGAGAGACAAAAAgcttttttggataaaagctacATTTGTGGTGGTGGCTGCAACCTAATGTGTATTCAGGCTTTTTCATAATCGTGATTTATTGTGGatcaaataatgttttacaAATTCTTACAATCTGGAACTTTAAGAGGCATAATGAAAAGATATATACTGTGACCTTGTGGGCTCACAGGAGAGGGTATGGGGCATGGGGGTATGGGTTACGGGGTACACAGCTTACTTGTCAGCGGCTTGAAACTGGAACTTAAATATGCGTCACCGAACGCATAAGTACTAATGATACTAAATACACGTGTGGCGGTATTAATGATCTTAAACACACGTGTGTAAGTATTGATGTCTGTGGGTGGCCATTTACACTGGTTGTTGATGAAGCAGTGTGCAGCCAGCAGCTTTAGAGAGTGGACCTCAAACAGGACCCTGTGGAACAGCAGGTCATGGGCGGTAGGCCGGAGTTTTGCCTCAGTGCGAACGCAGGACTGTGTGAACTCCTAATGACACCCGCCCCCCAGAGGAAAGAGCAAACACAGGACTGTGAACTCCTACAAACATCCACGCCCCCACCCCTGCCTGTCTgccaacactgtgtctgaggATCTGCACTTTCTTCACACGTGCCAAAGGCATGTAAGTGTTCATACAGCAGCCTCTTCACCTCCAGTGTTGAATACACTCCaacactgtttatttgtgtttaatacTATAGGTATGCAATCCACATTGGGTATTTTTCTGTGTATCTATGCCTTATAAACAAGTTCTGTATGAGTTATGAAGAGATTATTAAGTCTATAGACCTGAGACTTTTTtgtggtagtttttttttttaaggccaGTCTTATTTGTACTACAGTGAGTAAAACAGGTGTGTAGTAGTTTACCCTCATGAGAGGATCCTCCAGTGACAGTCCAGCATGCACTATGGCCTCCTTAGAAACAGCAGTGTCACCATTAGCCTGGATTTCCAAGACTGCCATCTtgagcaagaaaacaaaaacaaacaaacaaaaacatagttGGTAAAAAAGAGAGCGTCATGAGAGCCTGCACTTTAGAGGAGATTCAGGGGAGAGGAAGTGCGTCTCCTCTTTAGGGGAGaggaagtgtgtttttgtgcagtgTTCCATTCTGTACCTCCAAAGCACAGATGCCGAAGGAATATATATCAATAGAATAGTCATCCTCAGCAACTGGGGAGAAAGATAAAACAGAGTGAAGTTCTCATAGAaacgagagtgagagagagagagagagagagcgagagagagagagacaggactgGCAAGACACTCACGCCCATACTCCGGAGCAAAGAAGTGCTGGTTCCTCAGTTCATCTCGATGCTGATGCACATTTCCATGGATGGCCTCCGGGAACACTGGGAACACAGACCCATGGCTTCAACAGAAAAACCCTGTTTATGATTGctgtcttttgtttatttgtttactttataCTTATATAGGGAAGCAGATTTCAAACGCAACTTCTTCACAATAATCCCATCAGTGGTGTACACATAAGAACTAATAGCTGCAATTGTAGATAAAtataggcagacagacacagctttACAGAAGGGTAAACAGATAGTTGCTTGGATACACAGAATCTCGACCCATAAAGGAAAATGGTGTTACCACAGACGCACagcacaatatacacacacccagaagaAGGAGAATGGACTTACCATTGACAAAGAGTCTGTGCCATACTGTGGAGAAAGTCAGAGGAAAGATGAGGTGCAGCTGCATAAAAGCGTAGACAAACACGACAGGGTGTGTGATGTATGAGTTCTGCTCTAAACAGGCTAGGATCGCACCTGAGCCAATCTTGATGAGGCCATTGTGCTGGATGAAGATGGTGTCACAGGTCAGGTTTCCGTGAATGATGGGCGGGTCACAAGAGTGCAGGTAACTGTGGGGGTtgggaggagcagaaggaggaCAGGTGCAGCCATCAACTGGACAGCAACATCACAGCAACCGGTGACACGTATGGTCCAAAAGCACCACTCAAACAAATCCAACACTGGCAACCCCAGAGTGGCCTTAGACTGACCAAATGAGAGctcagcgcacacacacacacacacaccattcttaacaaaaaataaaaacagattaaatagCACTCCTGAGTGCTGCAACTCTGTTTGCTTGTTGGCTGCAGTAAACTGTTGGGGGTAAAAGCTGGAAATGGCAAGTTCACTTACACAGTCTTCTAGGAAAATCACAAAAAGATATAAAGATTGTGATACAGCATTAAAACTATCATGACTGGGTGGTCAAAACTTTCCATTTATTTGCTGTTGAGACCATTAAAAGCTTAAATTTTGTTTTGGGCCCTTTTTAATGTGAATGACTGCATTTGGTCATAAAAGAACCTTGACATGTCAAGCATTAATGAAACAAACTAAGTCTGTGAATATAAACTGGATTTACAAGTCAACAGTGACTGGTGTGGTATCTTACCTGAGGGCAGACAAGATCTGTGTGCACCACCTTTTCCATgcctacacgcacgcacacgcacgcacacacacgcacacacacgcacacgcacgcacgcgcacgcacacgcacgcacacgcacgcgcacgcacacacgcacggttAGAATTAGAGAGACTTGGCGATCCTGTAGACAGGATGTGAGGGTGCAATAACGTTGATTCTATTTTTACACCACTAGGGGGTGCTGTACTGCATGTTAAATCATTAGCGAGATATATGGGGAGCTGTGACATTTTACCTTCACATTCATTGTCTTGTGgtttttcttggttttcttCAAAAACTGTTTGAGACTTCCAGATGACATGTACTCAGTGATAAAAATCACCTGTGAAATGAAGATTAAAATATATGGCACTCTGTTCATCTTTAGCATACAGCTTGTGTGTTATTAGCACTGTGCTTGGGCTAATGTGTTATtagcactgtgtgtttgtggactgTGGTCCCACCCTGGCTCGGCTCTCCCTGGTGTCCAGCCAGTATTTATGAAACTTGACGATATTTGGGTGCTCCACCTGCATCAGGTTCTCAAACATCTCCCTGattctgtcctacacacacacacacagagagagagagagagagagagagagagagagagagagagagagagagagagagagagagagagagagatgagggcaATCTCTTAGCTTCCTCTGTGTTGCCACAGTGTTTCATTAACAATGACACATTGCCATTGACTAACACCATTCTACAAGACTGCACTGGAGAAGGAACATGTGTTAATGAGCAGAAACAGGACCTGAACAGCTGGGTTAGAAGCAGGAGGCGAGGGTGGGAGTGTTGGGGTGATGATGGCGGGGTGACCATGGCGTTACCTCGTGTGCCTTGAAGACCTTCTTGTCTGAGAACTGCACCTCATTCCACACAACCTCCACTCCCTCTTCTGTGTCCATGGCCAGAGAAGCGCTCTCGATGCCGGGGACGTTGCCTTGGCTGACCTGCGAGAAGGAGAGCGACACTGAGTCCAAGATTGCTGAGCCTGTGTGAACGCCAATGTTTTTACTGCATTAGCACAAGGGACCAAACTTATGATTAACCGCTCCCAGGACCATAAGCCTACACGTTACATTCAAGATGAATCCATATTTAGCCAGAGAATCTAGTTTCACCACCATTTCACTTACAGCACTTAGAagacacttttacccaaagcaacgaCCAACCTATGAATTGTTAGTTTGCAAAGTTACCTTAGTCCTTTATCCCTTTCCTGcatgaacaaaaacatgtcCTAAACAATCTAAAAActatgagaaaaagaaaaatccttCCCCACTGATGTTTCCACTGCGAGTGTCTTTATTTGTAAACAAAGCGCGTGCTGCAGCTGTTATGGACGGACACCACTGGCCCGGAGACGCTCAAAATACGGTCCTCTCACGCTGAGGAACATCTGCTTCTTCAAAGAGCGGAATTTTTCAGTATCTATAACCTAAGTTCCACTTTCTCGTCCATTAGTGTCCAGCAGCGGTGAAAAGAGGGCACAGACCGGTTCAAAATGTTTGCACAGTGATCATGCACGTAAATGAAACAACAGAGTAAACATTCTGCAAGGACAAAAAGTCCATTAAAGCCAAGCTGGTGGACTCAGAACGTGGCTGCTATGGGCGAAGGCTTGGACAGAGAGTGTTGGGTATGCACCTTTCTTAGAAACGCATATTTATGCAGCGTCTGGGCTCTTGAAACCAGAGCAACGTGCGATTAGTCTACAAAGCAGCATCTCTTGAACGGGCCAAGGGCaatcttttaaataaacacattaaaagctTTAGTGTGGCCTCAGGGTTGCGTAAGCCTCACACAGCGCGTCATAAACAAGATGGCCGGAGAAGAAAACAACCTGCAACATCTAGACACAGAACTAGGAGGGGATCTAGTGCACTTTTACATTACTGTCTCGAGCCTGAACAGTTAACCCAGTGTCAAGTGAAATACTGCTTTTGGCCACTGCAATTTAGTTAATCACGAAAAGCCTTAATTACTGCAATCCGTTTAGTGGTTTAGCACATAACATAGCTGGCAAAAGGAACTGCAGCTGTTCCCATGTTCTACAAGAACATTAGAATAAACCcgcatgcatacaaacacaaaggggcatttgtttatgtgccAAATCAATAAAATCCCCAACTGCCCCAGTTCGCAGTCTCAACCCTGCAGTCCTGGGAGCCAGAGAACACACCGCCATAACAAGGGTAAAGTCTGACACTCAAAACTCCTGCATTTGGGGTTAATGCATCCTCTTATTGCTGGTTATatagaaaaagaatatttggTAAAAGTAAAATTCACAACACGAGAAAACTTCCTCCTGCAAACTCGAGGGTCTCTTTCTTCTCAACTGATGTGACCCAGAATACTGGGTTATAATCAAAACTTCTTGCCCCTCCCAGAGGTCTGGAACCTGCTGGAACCTGTGGTGCATGGGCTCACTACCAGTAGGGGCTGTCTGCTCACAGCCCATTTGTGAAGAAGTGTGTGCACAGACCGCTGACTCTGCACCAAACAAACTCTCGGAACCCTGTGAAAAACAGACCCAAACGCCAGAGGTCCAATAACCGGGGAACAATAAACTCGTAAATCGAGCCTGCTCCTAAGTCTTTAGTGCTCAGCCCTCGTAAATCCTACTGCCATCAACCCATGCAATCTTTCCCCCATGAAAACAAATGCTGCTGCCACAGTTTCCTGCCCTGACTTGCTCTCCTGCCTGATTGGCTCAGACTGTCCCGCCTTCTTGTTACACTTCTGTGTGATGCATTAGGCATGTATTCCTGGAGCTCCCCCATGGGAAACAGTCTACCAGCAGTAGACCTTCAGTGTGTAAGAGTCGTACTAGCTGAGTGTGAGTCAGTGCATTACATGAGCTACAGGCTCATGTGAATCAGGGATTTGTCATGTTCAAAAGTGATCAGCATTTAGGAGAGCCAGCAGCCTTGTGCTTTTTGGTGGCACCTAGATTTTGGAATACATGGCTCTCTCCTTTGCAATagggtgcgtgcatgtgtgtaagagagagaccTGCCTCCTTGGTGCCACCCAGCCCATAGAGGCGTGGTTCTGGCTGACGTGTGCTCGGTCTCGGGCTGCACGCTGACATGCGTGCGGTGTCTCTGCATGCAACCCCTGCTCTGTGACCGCGGTCGGAACAATGCAAGTTGTGTTACGGCCCAAGCAGGACACCGGCTTCAGAAGCTCGGCTCCACATGTGAAAACAAACAGCCCGTTGTTAAACAGCAGCATCATTTAAGACTAGCCACTGAGATCAGACTGCTGAGATCAAACGTCTGAGATCAGACACAGGAGACAGTGAACAGTGGATGTtatggtgtaggtgtaggtaaGCGTGTGTCAAGGTTAGGGTTTCTGCTCTGGTGCTCAGGGAAGGAATTTTATCAAGGTGTGTCGGCCACATCAGACACCCAGTCACAGGCCGAGCAGTTCTCCGGGTTGTACCGAACAGTGCCTTCCTTATCGGTAACGTCACTGTTACATACAAAACATGCAACACCActgttacacacaaacaagggaacAGTGGAGAGACAGCAGCCCCAGATGGGAGTCCAGCGAGTGGGAGGTAGCAGTTCTCTTGGAACCTACTCACCACTGACACTCCATCCTGAGACTCACACTCACTGACTTCAGAATGTCGAAGTTTCCTCCCTCTTCTCATGGAAAGTGCCAAAGAATTAGAAGCACTTTCCCACGTTTGCCTGAAGGGCATCAGTACTTTCAGTGATCCTTTCATCTCATCCTTTATATGGAAAATTAAAGGCAGCCGGCACAGACAGCCGGCAGAGATGAGGACGGGAACGAGACCGTGCTTGGGAATGTGAATGGAAGCCATTCACATGATCCCGCAAAATAATAATCCAGGTTACCTTTACCCGTGTCACACTAAGGGTTCAGTATTTTCCATATATTCCAAACCATATCACAATACATGGAGCAACAATGTAACAGCGTAGCAACTGCACAGTATTTTTTGTCCGTTATATTAAGGTTAGCAGCAGTTTTCTGCCACTGCATGTTTCACGCTGACCCTCAGGACCCTCAGGcacagatgtgtgcatgtgaaagagGACAGAGTCCACAGTCTTGTAAGCAGTTTAGAGCCACCAGCCTGACGAAGGTAGACGTGCACTCTCGACCTGCGCCAAGCTGTGCGCCTGCCAGCTGTCTGGGAGCGTTTGCGAATGCTGAGCTCACAGGGTCTCCCCGTGCCACCACTCCACGCCACTAAAAGCACATCTCTGCTCCAGCTGTCACAGTGAGCTGTGCGCGCGTGCTGGGTCTGTCTAATGCAGCACTTGCATCATGCCAGCATGCAGCCAGTAGAGAGGAGGTCTGGCTCAGAGGAGTAGATACTGGCTACAGCACACTCAGCCACCCACTGGCCCTCTGCTCCTGACCAGGTTTTCAATGTGGCAATATTTGTGGCAGCCCTGTGACAGAATTATGAGCGTGTCTCCCTCCCTGGAAACGGTCCTCTGTTCACGAACTGGGAATTGTGCTGAAACCTGCTTTACTGGTGATGAGAAAACCATGAAGAAACTTGAATTCTGAGACACATGcctgagaatgagagagagagagagagagagagaaagacaaagacagatgGAGTGAGTTTTAGACAGTTaggagcaggagagaagcagggagCCTAAAGATGTGATGTAATGCTGGTAATGTCCACCTCCTCGCTCCTGAGTGCTGGTCACTCCTCTCAAGTCTTATGAATAACCCGCTTTGTGGCAGTGGGACTTTGGGAGGCCACtatcactcctcccctctcctcctctctcctccactaaCGTTAGATCCAACATTAGACAGCATATATTATGCCTGTGCCTCAAGAACACAGCACTTTAGGAGAAAAAATAACAAAGCTTGGTAGCAGAGAGCATCTGAGCTGCTAAACTTTGCCTGGACATTAGATATGACAAGAATCATCCTTTCAAACAGCTGATGTTTCAGATTAATAATTCTAAAGGATTACACTTTTAGATTATACAGAGGATGATGCACCATTCAAGATGTAAATCATAGCCCTCCATTTACACAATATTGTTTCCCATGCAAATACATGGATTAGATccaaattattttgaaatgaagGCACAAAAAtctgagattatttataatgcgtgtgcatgtgtaagagaGTGGTTCATATTTAGATCTGAATGTGTTTTCATGGGTTTATATGAACCTTCAGTGTgttgcgcacacacaaataaatcaacTGTCCAAGACACAGTACATTCAGTGTGTACCTACACAATCCAGTTATTGAACCTGAACCaaagtcacagaaactcacctcaTTACATGAGCTTTCCCAAAACTATAAATCAGACAGATGTTTTTAAGAGAGATTCCAAATTAGATTCCAAATGCTTATATAATGTTGAGCATTTTTCAACATTACAAGCCTATGAAaactacattttacattcattttacatttagcttttatccaaagtaacttacaataatgactgaacacaacttgagtaattgacgGTTAtgggtcttgcttaggggcccaacagtggcaacttggcagtggtgggacttgaactggcaaccttctaattactagtccagtaccttaaccactgagacaccactgctcCAAACTAGAATGACATTGAAGTGTAATGTGCTTTTCATAAGTAATACATAGAATTTCATAATGTGCAACATTCAATCTGTCATCAAAAAGCAATTTACTGTAGCTACATACAGCACTGACGATGCTGAGCAAACCAAGATGACATGCCACTTCCCTGTTCTAGGAAACCTGGGAAAGAAAACAGTTCATCAAGTTACTCACAGCAGCGTCAACGCAGATTAGCCTGATGACGTTAATCTGCCACCTGAAGCAAAACAGCGCGGTGTCCTGCTACAGCATGTTCAAAGAAAGATGCAGAGGACTACATGTGTTCTGTTCTGGATTTTGTGAACACCTTTGCATATAAAATCAAAGAAGAAAACCTTTCAGAAATTTAGACTGAAAACTGAGAAGAAGCTGTTGGCTTCACCATAGCCACACAGGTGAAGATGTTTCAGAAATGTAGGTACCGGAggcaaaagaaaagcaaacacagaaaaacatcaaagtGCAAATTCAAGTAATGTCTGCTTGTTAATGCAAGAAATGCACCAAGTGCGTTTAGAAAGCACGGTGGCGCCTTAATGCCCTTTTACTCAGCCCGGAGTCCCGTCTGCCATTCCTACAGTCCGTACCAACTCAATAAACATCCCTCCACTACCTTGTGCTCACCCAGCACACGGGCTCAGAGCCAGGGGCAGGGCAGAGCGGTGACCCGCTTTTTAAATGAGCCATCTGGTCCTTCAGGCCTCTGCAACCCAGCTGGTTTTCACCTCcaccacagaaacacagcagcaacGTCAAGCTCAAGTTACAAAGGGGAAATGTAATGGGCACCTGAATGGATTTCATATGTACATTGAATATTAGTGCACCAAACATTTACCCAGAAATGTCAGACCAAATTAAAGCCAGATGATGCTCTAAGTGGAACACATCTAGTAATTTATGCAGTAACTTAACCTCCCACCATAAAAATAACGGGCCGTTCATAGAAGAGCAACTTCAGTCCAGTAACACTGTAGCATTTATTGCTTTCTGGTCAAGTCAGATTTATTTctttagcactttttacaacagatgttgtcacaaagctgctttacaaTTGTCCGGGTCCAAGCCCCCCAGTGAACacgccaagggtgacagtggtgaggaaaaactccctagagcattaggaagaaaccttgagaggaaccaagactcagagcGGGGGCCATCCTCTTCTGGCTTTCACGTGTAGCTACATCGCATAATGGCGCACTGGCGCTCTTCAGGACAAACCTTCTCTGCCCAGCAAGAGAGGCTGAGCtttccacaaaacacacaacctTTGCCAGCTTTCCACATCTTCCTGGGAGAGGGTTCGGAAAACACTGGCAAACAGGGGCCCAGGTCCAGGGGGCACTGGAAAAGGAAATTCCCAAGTCACCCATTACTGGCTCACTGCTAATCACATGACTTCATGGCATGTTACAATAAAAGTACAACCCCCAGAAACACTCCAACCCACTTTAAAAGACTAATACCTACAGAATGCATTGCAAAAACACTACTGTCTAAATTTGAAGTCATGGTGGAAATCTAgttttctatttttctattcTGTACTACTAAGGAAAACACTGTTGCTTTGATGTCCATTTATGTCCTACTAactatatatttaatatacagaAAGCTTTTGCCAACCTGAACCTAGGAGCAGGGGGCATGTACTCAAAAAACATCCCCCTTCATGTAGAAACACCACACGGGAAAGGAATTCCAGATGGACCTTGCCGGTCTTCCCACTGGCCCAGAGCCAGAGTCACTCTGGGAGAATAGAAGCTGCTGACCAACGGGGAGAACCCCTCGTTTAAGATAACAGCGCAAACCCCTCATTTAAGATGATAGCGGAAAACCCTCGTTTAAGGTAATAGGGAAGAACCCCTCGTTTAAGGTAATAGGGCAGAACCCCTCGTTTAAGGTAATAGGACAGAACCCCTCGTTTAAGGTAATAGGACAGAACCCCTCGTTTAAGGTAATAGGACAGAACCCCTCGTTTAAGGTAATAGGGCAGAACCCCTCGTTTAAGGTAATAGGGCAGAACCCCTCGTTTAAGATAATAGGGCAGAACCCTTCGTTTAAGGTAATAGGGCAGAACCCCTTGTTTAAACCCCTCGTTTATAATAATACTAAACTTCGTATCGGGCACGCTCGAACTCCAAGGAAAACACTGACCACTTCAAGAATGAGATCTCtggctcagacacacacagatggtatCACGCAGGCGCAGGCGGTGCAGTACAGAAAGTttaaacagattaaaatgtTCATGTGCAGAAAGAATCATGTTCTGTAACGTtataaacaccacagcacagatgGTTTGAGAGCACATTCTCTCTGAGGCTGCTCAGGTCACTGCACATCACGTTCTCTAtgttaattataaattattcagCATCAACAGTTTTTAGCGCAGCCATTCATGTTCCCTCTGCTTTCCTGCACTGTGGCAACATCATAAAGTTTAAAACATTCTGATTCCATTAAGAGAGATGCAGCGTGATTATGCATTTACACTGAAGATGtttaataatacaaaca
This window harbors:
- the nrbp2a gene encoding nuclear receptor-binding protein 2 isoform X1 — encoded protein: MTMSVPERISESGGKEEESEDESEILEESPCGRWQKRKEQVSQGNVPGIESASLAMDTEEGVEVVWNEVQFSDKKVFKAHEDRIREMFENLMQVEHPNIVKFHKYWLDTRESRARVIFITEYMSSGSLKQFLKKTKKNHKTMNVKAWKRWCTQILSALSYLHSCDPPIIHGNLTCDTIFIQHNGLIKIGSVWHRLFVNVFPEAIHGNVHQHRDELRNQHFFAPEYGLAEDDYSIDIYSFGICALEMAVLEIQANGDTAVSKEAIVHAGLSLEDPLMREFTQSCVRTEAKLRPTAHDLLFHRVLFEVHSLKLLAAHCFINNQYLLPENCVEEKTKSIDPNGIMAETSHGGRPGIQLKYSHVSPLELDKFLEDVKNGIYPLMSFASQRPHPLPRTLSLSQEHMETVKTPTPEPQETETRKVVQMHCNLEANEEGTRSHLSLFLKMDDKLHRQLSCDVLPTDRPRDLASELVHHAFISEEDCEKLASFLEEALGKHWAGASPAAVVLMN
- the nrbp2a gene encoding nuclear receptor-binding protein 2 isoform X2, yielding MDTEEGVEVVWNEVQFSDKKVFKAHEDRIREMFENLMQVEHPNIVKFHKYWLDTRESRARVIFITEYMSSGSLKQFLKKTKKNHKTMNVKAWKRWCTQILSALSYLHSCDPPIIHGNLTCDTIFIQHNGLIKIGSVWHRLFVNVFPEAIHGNVHQHRDELRNQHFFAPEYGLAEDDYSIDIYSFGICALEMAVLEIQANGDTAVSKEAIVHAGLSLEDPLMREFTQSCVRTEAKLRPTAHDLLFHRVLFEVHSLKLLAAHCFINNQYLLPENCVEEKTKSIDPNGIMAETSHGGRPGIQLKYSHVSPLELDKFLEDVKNGIYPLMSFASQRPHPLPRTLSLSQEHMETVKTPTPEPQETETRKVVQMHCNLEANEEGTRSHLSLFLKMDDKLHRQLSCDVLPTDRPRDLASELVHHAFISEEDCEKLASFLEEALGKHWAGASPAAVVLMN